One segment of Microcebus murinus isolate Inina unplaced genomic scaffold, M.murinus_Inina_mat1.0 scaf044_hap2_Mmur4.0, whole genome shotgun sequence DNA contains the following:
- the LOC105865546 gene encoding sialic acid-binding Ig-like lectin 8 → MLLLLALLWGMAGVEGQGGYRGGYRLEVQRVVTVQEGLCVHVSCSFYYPRHGWDHSDPVHSYWFREGANPHHGASVAMNNPAGKVQEETQGRFLLLGDPRSNNCSLSIRDATRRDQGSYFFRVERGRLKWSYVENKLFVHVTALTHTPDILPPGTLECGRPSTLTCSVPWACEQGTPPRISWEGASVAPKGPTTGRSSVLTLVPQPQDHGSSLTCQVTLPGAGVTTTRTVHLNVSYSPQNLTVTVLRGDGSAPTVLENGSSVSVLEGQSLRLLCAVSSNPPARLSWTRESLTLYPWQPSGPLSLELPRVHLRDEGEFTCQAQNPLGSQHVSLSLSLQSTVQPVSGVTLGAVWGAGVKALVFLSLCVIFIIVRSGRRKAARTTAGVGDTGVEEADAVRVPGSRVSLIEPQADDSSPDKAPLAVPTTI, encoded by the exons atgctgctgctgctggccctgctctgggggatggcgggggtggagggacagggagggtaCAGGGGAGGTTACAGGCTGGAAGTGCAGAGGGTGGTGACGGTGCAGGAGGGCCTGTGTGTCCACGTGTCCTGCTCCTTCTACTATCCCCGGCACGGCTGGGACCACTCTGACCCAGTTCACAGCTACTGGTTCAGGGAAGGGGCCAATCCACACCATGGCGCTTCAGTGGCCATGAACAACCCAGCTGGGAAAGTGCAGGAGGAGACCCAGGGCCGATTCCTCCTCCTCGGGGATCCCAGGAGCAACAACTGCTCCCTGAGCATCAGAGACGCCACAAGGAGGGACCAGGGCTCATACTTTTTTCGGGTGGAGCGAGGAAGGTTGAAATGGAGCTATGTAGAAAACAAGCTCTTTGTACATGTGACAG ccctgacccacACGCCCGACATCCTCCCCCCGGGGACCCTGGAGTGTGGCCGCCCCAGCACCCtgacctgctctgtgccctgggcctgTGAGCAGGGGACGCCCCCCAGGATCTCCTGGGAGGGGGCTTCCGTGGCTCCCAAGGGCCCCACCACCGGCCGCTCCTCGGTGCTCACCCTCGTCCCTCAGCCCCAGGACCACGGCAGCAGCCTCACCTGCCAGGTGACCTTGCCTGGGGCCGGTGTGACCACAACGAGGACCGTCCATCTCAACGTGTCCT ACTCTCCTCAGAACTTGACGGTGACTGTCCTCCGAGGAGACGGCTCAG CACCCACTGTCCTGGAGAACGGCTCATCTGTGTCAGTGCTGGAGGGCCAGTCCCTGCGCCTGCTCTGTGCTGTCAGCAGCAACCCCCCTGCCAGGCTGAGCTGGACCCGGGAAAGCCTGACCCTGTACCCCTGGCAGCCCTCGGGACCTCTTTCGCTGGAGCTGCCTCGAGTGCACCTCAGGGATGAAGGAGAATTCACCTGCCAAGCTCAGAACCCTCTGGGCTCCCAGCACGTCTCCCTGAGCCTCTCCTTGCAGA GCACAGTGCAGCCTGTCTCGGGGGTGACGCTGGGGGCTGTCTGGGGAGCTGGAGTCAAAGCCCTGGTCTTCCTGTCCTTGTGTGTCATCTTCATCAT CGTGAGGTCCGGCAGGAGGAAGGCAGCAAGAACAACAGCGGGCGTGGGGGACACGGGCGTGGAGGAGGCAGACGCTGTCAGGGTCCCAGGATCTCGG GTGTCCCTGATTGAACCTCAGGCAGATGACAGCTCCCCAGACAAGGCTCCCCTAGCTGTGCCCACCACCATCTGA
- the LOC105865548 gene encoding sialic acid-binding Ig-like lectin 8: MLLLLALLWGMAGVEGWGGDRGGYRLQMQSVVTVQEGMCVRVPCSFSYPWYGWNHSDPVHGYWFREGADAFHGAPVATNNLARTAQEETQGRFHLLGDPSRNHCSLSIIDATRRDQGSYFFRMERGRLKWSYAQNKLSVHVTALLPDILLPGTLECGRPSKLTCSVPCSCQHQTPPIFSWVGASVSLQKRTTGCSSVLTITPQPQDHGTSLTCQVTLPEDGVTRTRTVHLNVSYSPQNLTVTFLRGNGSAPTDLGNGSSVSVLEGQSLRLVCAVSSNPPARLSWTRGGLTLYSSQPSNPGELELPRVHLRDEGEVTCRAENPMGSQHVSLSLSLQRKPGPMAEVTLVAVVGSAVKILLLCLCLVFLRVRSRRGKVHRAAGGMEDADTVTG; the protein is encoded by the exons atgctgctgctgctggccctgctctgggggatggcgggggtggagggatggggaggggacaggggaggttACAGGCTGCAAATGCAGAGTGTGGTGACGGTGCAGGAGGGCATGTGTGTCCGTGTGCCCTGCTCCTTCTCCTATCCCTGGTATGGCTGGAACCACTCTGACCCTGTTCATGGCTACTGGTTCCGGGAAGGGGCCGATGCATTCCATGGTGCTCCCGTGGCCACAAACAACCTAGCTAGGACAGCGCAGGAGGAGACTCAGGGCCGATTTCACCTCCTTGGGGATCCCAGCAGGAACCACTGCTCCCTGAGCATCATAGATGCCACAAGGAGGGACCAGGGTTCATACTTTTTTCGGATGGAGCGAGGAAGGTTGAAATGGAGTTATGCACAAAACAAGCTCTCTGTGCATGTGACGG CCCTGCTGCCCGACATCCTCCTCCCGGGGACCCTGGAGTGCGGCCGCCCCAGCAAGCtgacctgctctgtgccctgttCCTGCCAGCATCAGACACCCCCCATCTTCTCCTGGGTGGGGGCCTCTGTGTCGCTTCAGAAACGCACCACTGGCTGTTCCTCGGTGCTCACAATCACCCCTCAGCCCCAGGACCACGGCACCAGCCTCACCTGCCAGGTGACCTTGCCTGAGGATGGTGTGACAAGAACAAGGACCGTCCACCTCAATGTGTCCT ACTCTCCTCAGAACTTGACCGTGACTTTCCTCCGAGGAAATGGCTCAG CACCCACTGATCTTGGGAACGGCTCATCTGTGTCAGTCCTAGAGGGCCAGTCCCTGCGCCTGGTCTGTGCTGTCAGCAGCAACCCCCCTGCCAGGCTGAGCTGGACCCGGGGGGGCCTGACCCTGTACTCCTCTCAGCCCTCAAACCCTGGGGAGCTGGAGCTGCCTCGAGTGCACCTCAGGGATGAAGGAGAAGTCACCTGCCGAGCTGAGAACCCTATGGGCTCCCAGCATGTCTCCCTGAGCCTCTCCCTGCAGC GGAAACCGGGGCCCATGGCAGAGGTGACTCTGGTGGCCGTCGTGGGATCTGCTGTGAAGATCCTGCTTCTCTGCCTGTGCCTCGTCTTCCTCAG AGTGAGGTCCCGCAGGGGGAAGGTGCACCGGGCAGCAGGGGGCATGGAGGATGCAGACACTGTCACGGGATAA